A region of the Candidatus Rokuibacteriota bacterium genome:
GCCGAGCCTCTACGCTTCCACCGAGGAACTGATTAGGCTGGCGCGGAGCATGGCCCGGCGCGGGGGACTGTACTTCTCCCACATCAGGGGCGAGGCGGCGATGCTGGAGGCCTCCATCGCGGAGGCCATCAGGATCGGTGAGGAGGCGGGGGTGCCCGTGCAGATCGCCCACATCAAGGCGGCCGGCCGCGAGAACTGGGGCCTCATGGGACGGGGGCTCCGTCTCATCGAGGCGGCCCGGGCCCGCGGCGTGGAGGTGACGGCCGACGTCTATCCCTATACCGCCGGCAGCACGAAGATGGACAACCTCCTGCCCGCCTGGATGCACGACGGCGGCATCGCCCGCCTCCTCGAGCGCCTGGCCGATCCCGCAGCGCGCCGGCGCGCCGTCGCGGAGTGCCTGGTGGACGGCGAGCGCTGGCTCACGCTCTCCGGTGCCACGGGCTGGGACGAGATCGTGATCGCCACCTGCCCCCGCGCGGACCTCGAGGGGATGAGCCTCGCCGCGCTGGCGCGGCAGGCCGGCGCCCCGCCGGCCGAGGCGATGCTCGACCTGCTCCTGGCCGAGCGGGCCGGCGTCTCCATGGTGATCTTCACCCAGAGCGAGGACAACGTGAAGCAGGCCCTCGCGCATCCCCACGTCATGGTGGGCTCGGACTCCATCGGGCTCTCGACCGGGCCGGGGCCGCATCCCGGCAAGCCTCACCCGCGCATGTACGGGACCTTCCCCCGGGTGCTGGGCCGCTACTGCCGCGAGGAACATGTCGTCTCTCTCGAGAGCGCTGTCCACAAGATGACCGGCATGCCGGCCGCCAAGCTCCGCCTCCGGGATCGGGGGCTCCTGCGCCGGGGCTTCGCCGCCGACCTGGCGCTCTTCGACGCGGCGACAATCCGTGACGAGGCGACCTACGCCGATCCCCACCGCCATCCGACGGGGATGCCGTACGTCGTGGTGAACGGGCAGGTGGTGGTGGACGGCCCCCGCTTCAACGCCCTCCCGGCCGGCCGGGTGCTCACCCCCTGACCTGCCGCCCCGCCGTGCCGGGCCCTGGACGGCCCAGGGCGGCGCGGCACTTCAGGAGCTCGTTCCCGGGCGAGTGACCGGGCCACCAGCTCCGCGCTGTCCGGGCGGTTGACGGGCCGGGCCGCCACATTTATGCTTCCTCGAGCATAATACACGTCCGCTGGACCTGAGGGAGGATCCCGATGATCGATCGATTCCTGCTCTTCCTGACGGTGGCGCTCGGGCTGGCCGGCCCGGCCCTGGCCCAGTCCAGCGTGGTCATCCTCTCGACGACCACGAGCACCCAGGACTCGGGCCTGCTGGACGTGCTCGTGCCGATGTTCGAGAAGAAGAGCGGGCTGACGGTGAAGACGATCTCCGTCGGCACGGGCCAGGCGCTGGCCCTGGCCGCCCGGGGCGAGGCGGACGTGACGCTGGCTCATGCCCCCGCGGTCGAGAAGAAATACATCGACGAAGGCAGGATGCTCCATCGGCGGCTGGTCATGTACAACGACTTCGTCATCATCGGCCCGGAGAGCGACCCGGCGAAGGTCAAGGGTCTTCCACGCGCGGCGGACGCGCTGAGGCGCATCGCCGAGACCCGGTCTCGTTTTGTGTCGCGGGGCGACAGGTCGGGGACCCACACGCTGGAGATGGGCCTCTGGAAGCAGGCCGCGATCGAGCCCCGGGGGGCCTGGTACATCGAGTCGGGGCAGGGCATGGGCCAGACGCTCGGCATCGCCAACGACCGGCGCGCCTATACCGTCACCGACCGCGGCACGTGGCTCGCCTTCCAGAAGCGGGTCAGCCTGCCGATCCTGGTCGAGAAGGACCGACCGCTGCTGAACATCTACTCGGTCATGGAGGTCAACGTGGCCAACGGCCCGCGCGTCAACGCCGCGGGCGGGAGGGCGTTCGCCGACTTCATGGTGTCGCCCGAGGTGCAGGACGTCATCAGGACCTACGGGATGGACAGGTACGGTCAGCCGCTCTTCGTCCCCATCGCCGGCAAGCGGGACGAGGATCTCTAGAACGTCGACCTGCCGTATCACGCAGTGGACATTGTGCAGGGCCGGCCGGGCGAGCTACGGTGATGTCGACGTGGATCAGAGGCCGCGACGTCAGCTCCGCCTCCCGTTGCCTTGTGAGAATCGCGAGGCTCATGCTAGTCTTTCGCATGCCCTTGAGAGTCAGGGTGTCACCGGGGGGCTTGACCATGGTGACGCCGGGCTCGCTCCTCTCGGGGAGGAGGCGGGCGTGAAGCGCCTCGCTCCGCAGCTCTCGACCCGCCTGGGACTCCTCTACGGCACGGACTGCTTCAACCTGTTTTCGGCCCTCAAAGACGAGTCCATCCACTGCGTCTTTGCTGATCCGCCATTCAATCTCGGCAAAGATTACGGTCACGGCGCGATGAAGGACGCGCTCGAGAAACGTGACTATCTCAAGTGGTCATTTGCCTGGCTCGACGAGTGCATTCGACTGCTCACGCCCGGTGGCGCGCTGTTCGTGTACATCCTCCCGCAATGGGGCTACCATCTGGCCGCGCACATCGAAGAGCGGGGAATGCTCTTTCGCCATTGGATTGCGTTGTCGATGAAAGGCACGTTCCCGCGCGGCCGCAAGCTGTACCCGGCGCATTACACCCTCCTCTACTTCACCAAGGGAGAGCCACGGGTTTTCAATCACGTTCGACTTCCGGTGCCGGTGTGTCGTCACTGCGGGAAGGATGTGAAGGATTACGGCGGCCATCGCAAGTACCTGAATCCGCTTGGACTCAACCTCACCGACTTCTGGGATGACACCGCACCCGCGAGGCACCAGAAATTCAAGGCCCGGTGGCACATCAACGAGCTGAAGCCGATGATTCCCAGCCGCTGCATCCAGATCGCGACGGAAGAGGGGGACATAGTCCTTGACCCGTTCGGGGGCGGAGGCTCCACGTACGAGACGGCGGAGCATCTGAAGCGCCACTGGCTTGGCACTGAGATAGCGACCTGCGCCGCGATTCGGGATCGGTTCAGGCGGCATCTCCCCGGTCTGAAGGCCGCGTCGCCAGGCGCCCTGCAGCGCGTGTTCAAGCGACCTGATCCGAAATTCACTCTGGTCGTGCCCTGAGTGGCCAAGATCGTAGAGGAGCACCACTACGATGGGGCTGGCGAGCGCCTAGAGCGCCTGGGTCTCATTCCTCTCCTCGAAGAACTGCGGAGCATCCTCCGAGGTGTACCTCTCCAGGTGAAGGAGGAGCGTGATGCCAATGGTGGGGCCGCCGTCCGCCGACTGATCGACGCGCGCTTCCCGAAGCCTTGGGCTGGCGTCAAGAGCGGAGACATCGACTGGACCAAGTGCCACCCCGTCAATGGCACACGTGTCTGTCTCGGGGTTGAGATCCAGATGTCCGCGAGGAGCGACCTTCTCGTCATCGACGTGATCCACCTCAGGAAGGCACTGGAGAAGGGGAAGATCGACGTGGGTGTGCTGGTCGTCCCGAGCGACAAGCTCGGGGTCTTTCTGACAGATCGGGGCCCCAGGGTATCTGATGCCAAGCGCCACATAAGGGAGGCACGAGCGGAGGATCTCCCGCTGGTGCTTCTGGCGCTGGAGCACGATGGGCCAGGGCCAGCCCTGAAGAAGCAAGCCAAGCGGGAGCGCAAGAAGTAACACGATCGAGCCCTGCTTGGTGGGACGCTTGCCACGGAACCCAGCAAAGTGAGCCTGCTCGTCCAGGGCCTGCTCGAGGCGCTCCGCCTGCTCCTGACGGGCGATCCGGAGGTGTGGCGGATCACGCTCCTGTCGCTCCAGGTCTCGGGGAGC
Encoded here:
- a CDS encoding D-aminoacylase, with product MAWSLLIRNGTVVDGSGAPGVRADVAVEGDRIAAVGAGLAGEAARVIDAGGLTVAPGFIDIHSHSDLFYHACPAAESKVRQGVTTEVVGMCSFSPAPVAPGRADILRAWAGGIGSQLPIAWQSFGEYLAHVRRLGLSVNVVQFAGQGALRLATVGPDDRPPTPAEEAAMARYLAEALEAGAFGFSTGLVYPPSLYASTEELIRLARSMARRGGLYFSHIRGEAAMLEASIAEAIRIGEEAGVPVQIAHIKAAGRENWGLMGRGLRLIEAARARGVEVTADVYPYTAGSTKMDNLLPAWMHDGGIARLLERLADPAARRRAVAECLVDGERWLTLSGATGWDEIVIATCPRADLEGMSLAALARQAGAPPAEAMLDLLLAERAGVSMVIFTQSEDNVKQALAHPHVMVGSDSIGLSTGPGPHPGKPHPRMYGTFPRVLGRYCREEHVVSLESAVHKMTGMPAAKLRLRDRGLLRRGFAADLALFDAATIRDEATYADPHRHPTGMPYVVVNGQVVVDGPRFNALPAGRVLTP
- a CDS encoding substrate-binding domain-containing protein, with protein sequence MIDRFLLFLTVALGLAGPALAQSSVVILSTTTSTQDSGLLDVLVPMFEKKSGLTVKTISVGTGQALALAARGEADVTLAHAPAVEKKYIDEGRMLHRRLVMYNDFVIIGPESDPAKVKGLPRAADALRRIAETRSRFVSRGDRSGTHTLEMGLWKQAAIEPRGAWYIESGQGMGQTLGIANDRRAYTVTDRGTWLAFQKRVSLPILVEKDRPLLNIYSVMEVNVANGPRVNAAGGRAFADFMVSPEVQDVIRTYGMDRYGQPLFVPIAGKRDEDL
- a CDS encoding site-specific DNA-methyltransferase; its protein translation is MKRLAPQLSTRLGLLYGTDCFNLFSALKDESIHCVFADPPFNLGKDYGHGAMKDALEKRDYLKWSFAWLDECIRLLTPGGALFVYILPQWGYHLAAHIEERGMLFRHWIALSMKGTFPRGRKLYPAHYTLLYFTKGEPRVFNHVRLPVPVCRHCGKDVKDYGGHRKYLNPLGLNLTDFWDDTAPARHQKFKARWHINELKPMIPSRCIQIATEEGDIVLDPFGGGGSTYETAEHLKRHWLGTEIATCAAIRDRFRRHLPGLKAASPGALQRVFKRPDPKFTLVVP